One genomic window of Gallaecimonas sp. GXIMD4217 includes the following:
- the lspA gene encoding signal peptidase II, with protein sequence MMPMKQSGLRWLWLALLAIVLDLGSKYWVLGNFSLYERVNLLPFFDFVYVRNYGAAFSFLSDEGGWQRWFFTAIAVGVSLFLLLWLRRLPASDRLQGPAAALILGGALGNLHDRLVHGYVVDFLDFYVGSWHWPAFNIADSAICVGAALLILASFRSDKSESQ encoded by the coding sequence ATGATGCCGATGAAACAAAGCGGACTGCGCTGGCTGTGGCTGGCGCTGCTGGCCATCGTCCTGGATCTGGGCAGCAAGTACTGGGTGCTGGGGAACTTCAGCCTCTATGAGCGGGTCAACCTGCTGCCCTTTTTCGATTTCGTCTACGTACGCAACTACGGGGCGGCCTTCAGCTTCCTGAGTGACGAGGGCGGCTGGCAGCGCTGGTTCTTCACCGCCATCGCCGTCGGCGTCAGCCTGTTCCTGCTGCTGTGGCTGCGCCGCCTGCCGGCCAGCGACCGGCTGCAGGGGCCGGCGGCGGCGCTGATCCTGGGCGGTGCCCTGGGCAACCTCCATGATCGCCTGGTGCACGGCTATGTGGTCGACTTCCTCGACTTCTACGTGGGCAGCTGGCACTGGCCGGCCTTCAATATCGCCGACTCCGCCATCTGCGTCGGGGCGGCCCTGTTGATCCTGGCATCCTTTCGCAGTGACAAGAGTGAGAGCCAATGA
- the fkpB gene encoding FKBP-type peptidyl-prolyl cis-trans isomerase — translation MSKQIDSQSEVVMHFTIKLSDGSAADSTKVSGKPAKFRMGDGNVTENFEKCLLGLSEGEEASFTLAPEDAFGPSNPDNIYHLERSRFTEEAPEEGAIMLFAQPDGSEIPGIIRSVTDASVTVDFNHPLAGQEVTFEVEILEVHN, via the coding sequence ATGAGCAAGCAGATCGATTCCCAGAGTGAAGTGGTGATGCACTTCACCATCAAGCTGTCCGACGGCTCCGCCGCCGATTCCACCAAGGTGTCCGGCAAGCCGGCCAAGTTCCGCATGGGCGACGGCAATGTCACCGAGAACTTCGAGAAGTGCCTGCTGGGCCTGAGCGAAGGCGAAGAGGCCAGCTTCACCCTGGCCCCGGAAGACGCCTTCGGCCCGTCCAACCCGGACAACATCTACCACCTGGAGCGCAGCAGGTTCACCGAAGAGGCGCCAGAAGAGGGCGCCATCATGCTGTTCGCCCAGCCCGACGGCTCCGAGATCCCCGGCATCATCCGCAGCGTCACCGACGCCTCCGTGACCGTGGACTTCAACCATCCCCTGGCGGGCCAGGAAGTCACCTTCGAGGTGGAAATCCTGGAAGTGCATAACTGA